The window cgggggaggggtcctgggggGCCTCGAGGCCTGGGCTGGCTGGGTCCGGAGCCGCATCCTCCCCGGAGGGCAGCAGGGCAGGGAGGCAAGTGGAGGCCGGACTCTCACGAGGTGAGGAGAAGCTGCCAGCGTCGTCCTCATCACAAGCCTGGAAAAGATCTTGCTCCGAATGAGGGGCCGCCGGGGGGCCCAGCTCGTCTGGAGGGGCTGCTGGGGGGCTGGGCTCGGGGACGAAGGCCCCCTCGGCAGCTCGCTGGTCCGACCAGCCTGTAGAGGAATGGATCTCCGGCTCTTCCAGGCCCGACTCTGTCCCCGGCGACTCCTCCCAGCAGCTGAGGTCCGGGAGGCTCAGAAAGGCATCTTCGGGGCACACTGGGGGCCCCCCTTCTTGGTCTTCACTCTGAGAATTGGAAGGTGTGAAGAGACGGGGAGGCTTGGGCGGGGGGCTCCCGGGCCTCAGCTCCTCGGGGAGCAGCGCGAAGGCTCTGGTGGCCGGGCCTCCTGGACGGTCCAGCCCTGGGGAGTCCGGCTCCTCAAAGGTGGGAGCGGCGTCTGGAGCCCCCCAAAGGCTCCCTTCTCGTTCCCAGTTTCTCCTTGGGATGGGTGGGGGGCTCTCAGGCCCGGGAATGCCGCTGACCATCTCGGACGCCCAGATGTCGGTGATGCCGTCCATCTCTGGGGAAAAGTGGCTCTGCACGCCCCCGGCCCCTTCTTCCGGCTCCTCGGACACGCCTGGGCCAGGCGATCCCCCCTTTCCGCAGCTTGCTCTTCTTGGGGGACTGGGAGGGGCAGGACCCCAAGAGAGGGTCCCCCCCACTTCGGGGTCCCAGCTCGGGGAGTGCCAGCTGGCCGACAAGGAAGGGCCGGGTCCTCGGGGCATGGGGGACGCCACGCCGGCCAAAGCTTCTCTCCGGCCACTGTCGGGACTCCGGGCTCCGGCCGCCTTGAGGTCCGGCGTTGGGCCGCCGCCCCCTCCTCTGGGATCTTCTGGACACTCCGGCGTCCGGGGGGCCCCCGAGGGTGCCGAGCTCCCGGCCCGGGGGGGCAGCCCACCGGCGGCCACAGCGTCGAAGGCGTCGTCCCAGGGCGGCAGGGCCGCCGCCAGCGAGCCGCTGGGGAGAGAGCGAGCAGGTGAGGAGCGCTTTAAGGCCGTGTCCGCCACGAGCTCCTCAAAGAAGGGGTTGCTCTGCAGGGAGGGGAGGAACGGGTTGGTGGGGCCCAGGCCGCGGGGGGCGGGGGGCGCAGCAGCGGGTGCCAGGTTAGCGCTTAGCATGCGAGGAgcggggggagagcagggggggCTGCCCGGAGGAGGCGGCGGCGCAGGCACGGCTGGGCCCGATTCTACCTGAGGAGACACGTCCAGGCTGGAAGGAGACAAAACCGGGGCCCCCTGGTTAGTGTCCGGTCCTGCTGCGGACACGCACGCACACAAGCACGCACACCCCAAGCACACGCGTGTGCGCCCCCACGCCTCCGGGACAGAGCGCCGGCCTGGCAGGGAGGCGGCACCCCCAAGGGGGAAGGGCAGCCCCTGCTGGCACGGGGCACCcgcacagacagacacacagacccCCACAGACACGGGCAGGCACCCGCATGGACACCCACAGAGACCCACAGACAcccacacagacagacagacggacatacagacacacagacacccaCACATGGCACTACCACAACCCCCTGCCTCCTCCCCCCGACCCCCCCATCCTCTGCAGAGGCTGTTCTGGCCCCCGAAGCAGCCCCTCGGCCGGCCGGGGTGGGTCAAACTCTGCCCATGCACGGAATGGACCAAAGTAAAACGGGGCGGCTCAGGCTTGGGCCGGCCAGGCTCAGGGCAGCCCCATTGCTCGGGAAAGGCATTGGTGGGGTGCCACGAGGCCACCCGGGCCCCCCCCCGCAAGTGAACCCGTCTCTGCCAAGAGGTGAAGGCTGGGGAGGCCGGGGCCCAGCGGAGAGTCACAGAGTCGGGGTGTCCGGCTTCATCCAGGCCGAGAGCCCCTGGCTGAGGGGGGACGGCCTTCCTCGGGGAGGTCCCACGGCGGGGCCAGGGGGTGGCTGTGCCCAGGGGACGGAGCAGCAAGGCGGCCCCGGGTTCTATGGCCTTCCCCTGAAGAGGCCCCAGAGGCCTGACCCTGGTCCAGCTGGACGGCCGGGACGCTGACCGGCGCCGTGTCTAGGGTCGAGGCCCTCCT of the Gracilinanus agilis isolate LMUSP501 unplaced genomic scaffold, AgileGrace unplaced_scaffold38488, whole genome shotgun sequence genome contains:
- the LOC123255060 gene encoding collagen alpha-1(I) chain-like, translating into WYKLHSKAGKKEKERGEIQVGVQFSRNPLSASMFDLSAKDKTRSSPFGRLKDKVTGRKRFELESASAIVPGSAALGGTEPAGPKAKAKTFFLRHKLRKSSLTQSNTSLGSDSTLSSASGSPAWPGPDYLTRSPSRHSRLSTDGRDSAPSPKLLTHKRAYSDEVSQVQAAPPRGLDAVSGSSLCINGSHVYCDEPPAPAAHRASISGPVPCSGVLQGLRRAEEGAAPPDTGPWARGGLAGSSDTLAAPGLRREEAGARAVVEDEAEAGRAEGKPVQAAATIVPASTEREEPRKEERRARVGLFHHHHHTGRRGSLGEKMGPGPGASPEDRGRSGWFGSREGKEHTQKPSLDVSPQVESGPAVPAPPPPPGSPPCSPPAPRMLSANLAPAAAPPAPRGLGPTNPFLPSLQSNPFFEELVADTALKRSSPARSLPSGSLAAALPPWDDAFDAVAAGGLPPRAGSSAPSGAPRTPECPEDPRGGGGGPTPDLKAAGARSPDSGRREALAGVASPMPRGPGPSLSASWHSPSWDPEVGGTLSWGPAPPSPPRRASCGKGGSPGPGVSEEPEEGAGGVQSHFSPEMDGITDIWASEMVSGIPGPESPPPIPRRNWEREGSLWGAPDAAPTFEEPDSPGLDRPGGPATRAFALLPEELRPGSPPPKPPRLFTPSNSQSEDQEGGPPVCPEDAFLSLPDLSCWEESPGTESGLEEPEIHSSTGWSDQRAAEGAFVPEPSPPAAPPDELGPPAAPHSEQDLFQACDEDDAGSFSSPRESPASTCLPALLPSGEDAAPDPASPGLEAPQDPS